The proteins below are encoded in one region of Sideroxydans lithotrophicus ES-1:
- the rpsU gene encoding 30S ribosomal protein S21: MTTVRVKENEPFEVAMRRFKRSVEKTGLLTELRAREFYEKPTAERKRKLAAAVKRHYKRLRSQTLPPKLY, encoded by the coding sequence ATGACGACTGTACGTGTAAAAGAGAATGAGCCGTTCGAAGTGGCGATGCGCCGCTTCAAGCGTTCTGTGGAAAAGACCGGTCTGTTGACCGAGTTGCGCGCCCGCGAGTTTTACGAAAAGCCAACCGCAGAGCGCAAGCGCAAGCTGGCCGCTGCCGTGAAACGCCACTACAAGCGCCTGCGCAGCCAGACGCTGCCGCCGAAGCTGTACTAA
- a CDS encoding XRE family transcriptional regulator, with protein sequence MEKLLNSAAIQSALAERGITQKQLASEVGTSSQAVTNWLKGKDFPRPASLLKLATTLGLTFDQLVLTNDVGRPVIAYRKKANAKTTDAHIAKAEGIGMLLKPLVTHLPELQALRTLITSPSTEYDKLQIIVSQTRSRLGLGEQAVLAYENLIGEFKDCGAILVPVLWGAKGNHENALHIRLPQEDVTFIFLNLDTRLEDFKFWMAHELAHVLTPELSGKNEGEDFADAFAGALLYPKACAEQTYRAATQQTSLDRAIEVLWQQATAHMISLNTVFQQVQRYAKANNLMLLPIEEKYIHTVRNSLRGPLVSETMFDPMPPSPQRYIAACEKTFQTGFFQALKRMIHVSGTGASYVRQVLDTSLQDASALYEELIR encoded by the coding sequence ATGGAAAAACTACTGAATTCAGCTGCGATTCAGAGTGCTCTCGCAGAACGCGGGATTACACAAAAACAGTTGGCAAGTGAGGTTGGGACGTCGTCCCAGGCTGTCACCAACTGGTTAAAGGGGAAAGACTTTCCCCGTCCGGCATCACTTCTCAAGCTCGCTACTACCCTCGGACTGACATTCGACCAGCTCGTACTGACAAACGATGTGGGGCGTCCTGTTATCGCTTACCGCAAGAAGGCCAACGCCAAAACGACCGATGCACACATCGCCAAGGCCGAAGGCATCGGCATGTTGCTTAAACCCCTCGTTACACACCTGCCCGAGTTGCAGGCATTGCGCACGCTGATTACATCGCCGTCGACCGAGTACGACAAACTGCAAATTATTGTGTCGCAAACGCGCAGCCGTTTAGGTCTAGGCGAACAGGCTGTGCTCGCCTACGAAAACCTGATTGGTGAATTCAAGGACTGTGGTGCCATCCTGGTGCCCGTACTTTGGGGCGCCAAAGGCAATCATGAGAATGCCCTGCATATTCGTCTGCCGCAGGAAGACGTAACCTTCATCTTCCTCAATCTCGATACCCGGCTGGAAGATTTCAAATTCTGGATGGCGCATGAACTGGCGCATGTGCTCACCCCTGAGCTTTCAGGAAAAAACGAGGGCGAAGACTTTGCCGATGCTTTCGCCGGTGCGCTGCTGTATCCCAAGGCCTGCGCAGAGCAAACCTATCGCGCTGCCACCCAGCAGACAAGTCTCGACCGTGCGATCGAGGTGCTGTGGCAACAGGCAACTGCCCACATGATTTCACTGAATACCGTATTCCAACAGGTTCAACGGTATGCCAAGGCAAACAATTTAATGCTGCTGCCTATCGAAGAAAAGTACATACACACTGTGCGCAACAGCCTGCGCGGCCCGCTGGTCAGCGAAACCATGTTCGACCCCATGCCGCCATCGCCCCAGCGCTACATTGCCGCCTGTGAAAAAACCTTCCAGACCGGCTTCTTCCAGGCGCTGAAACGCATGATTCACGTTAGTGGCACCGGTGCGTCGTATGTCCGGCAAGTCCTGGATACATCATTACAAGACGCCTCCGCACTTTACGAGGAACTTATCCGTTGA
- the rpoD gene encoding RNA polymerase sigma factor RpoD, which translates to MATPQQKKKSTPPAKTAAASAKQTAKEKAVAAAASVDPSQEIEARRTRLKALILLGKERGYLTFAEINDHLPDMLEVEQVEGVVSMINDMGITVCDVAPDTESLVMNETAPPVADEDAAEEAEAAISTVDSEFGRTTDPVRMYMREMGVVNLLTRQDEIEIAKRIEDGLKHMIQAISACPATIAEILALADKVAKEELRIDELIDGFIDTQDEAMVSEVAEEEETEEEEEEDEEEESEEDGEAAAAANLAQLKEDALVRFALISDLFTKLGKAYEKYGYRSKQYDKLQQQISDELMQFRFSAKQVDALCETMRGLVEEVRSCERSIQELCVTKAHMPRTHFIKVFPLNEGNLEWVKHEMASKKAYSETLSRYEAAIVDQQKKMLALQQRVGIPILDLKEINKQMTNGEAKARRAKRDMIEANLRLVISIAKKYTNRGLQFLDLIQEGNIGLMKAVDKFEYRRGYKFSTYATWWIRQAITRSIADQARTIRIPVHMIETINKMNRISRQILQETGMEADAATLAIKMEMPEDKIRKILKIAKEPISMETPVGDDDDSHLGDFIEDANSLAPIEAAVYDSLRNVTKDILDSLTPREAKVLRMRFGIEMNTDHTLEEVGKQFDVTRERIRQIEAKALRKLRHPSRSEKLKSFLDGES; encoded by the coding sequence ATGGCGACTCCGCAGCAAAAGAAAAAGTCCACTCCCCCTGCCAAAACAGCCGCAGCCAGCGCTAAACAGACAGCCAAAGAAAAGGCTGTCGCCGCTGCCGCTTCGGTCGATCCCTCGCAAGAGATCGAGGCACGCCGCACGCGCCTGAAAGCGCTGATCCTGCTGGGCAAGGAACGAGGCTACCTGACCTTTGCCGAGATCAACGACCATCTGCCGGACATGCTCGAAGTCGAGCAGGTCGAAGGCGTGGTCAGCATGATCAACGACATGGGTATCACCGTGTGCGACGTGGCGCCGGATACCGAATCGCTGGTGATGAACGAGACCGCACCTCCGGTCGCCGACGAGGATGCGGCGGAAGAAGCCGAAGCCGCCATCTCCACCGTGGATTCCGAATTCGGCCGCACCACCGACCCGGTGCGCATGTACATGCGCGAGATGGGCGTGGTCAATCTGCTCACCCGCCAGGATGAGATCGAGATCGCCAAGCGCATCGAGGACGGCCTCAAGCATATGATCCAGGCGATCTCCGCCTGCCCGGCCACCATCGCCGAGATCCTCGCGCTGGCCGACAAGGTCGCCAAGGAAGAATTGCGCATCGACGAACTGATCGACGGCTTCATCGACACGCAGGATGAAGCGATGGTCAGCGAAGTCGCCGAAGAAGAAGAGACCGAGGAAGAAGAAGAGGAAGACGAAGAAGAGGAGTCGGAAGAGGACGGCGAAGCCGCCGCTGCCGCCAACCTGGCACAGCTCAAGGAAGATGCGCTGGTACGCTTCGCCCTCATCAGCGACCTTTTCACCAAACTGGGCAAGGCCTACGAGAAATACGGCTACCGCAGCAAACAATACGACAAGCTGCAGCAGCAGATCTCCGACGAGCTGATGCAGTTCCGCTTCTCGGCCAAGCAAGTGGACGCCCTGTGCGAGACCATGCGCGGGCTGGTGGAAGAAGTGCGCAGCTGCGAGCGCAGCATCCAGGAACTCTGTGTGACCAAGGCGCACATGCCGCGCACGCACTTCATCAAGGTGTTCCCGCTCAACGAAGGCAACCTGGAATGGGTCAAGCACGAGATGGCATCCAAGAAAGCGTACAGCGAAACGCTGTCGCGCTACGAGGCAGCCATCGTCGACCAGCAGAAGAAGATGCTGGCGCTGCAACAGCGCGTGGGCATCCCCATCCTCGACCTGAAAGAGATCAACAAGCAGATGACCAACGGCGAAGCCAAGGCACGCCGCGCCAAGCGCGACATGATCGAGGCCAACCTGCGCCTGGTGATCTCCATCGCCAAGAAATACACCAACCGCGGCCTGCAGTTCCTCGACCTCATCCAGGAAGGCAACATCGGCCTGATGAAGGCCGTGGACAAGTTCGAATACCGCCGTGGCTACAAGTTCTCGACCTACGCCACATGGTGGATCCGCCAAGCCATCACGCGTTCCATCGCCGACCAGGCGCGCACCATCCGTATCCCGGTGCACATGATCGAGACCATCAACAAGATGAACCGCATCTCGCGCCAGATCCTGCAGGAGACCGGCATGGAAGCCGACGCCGCCACCCTGGCGATCAAGATGGAGATGCCGGAAGACAAGATCCGCAAGATCCTCAAGATCGCCAAGGAACCCATCTCCATGGAGACCCCGGTGGGCGACGACGACGATTCGCACCTGGGCGACTTCATCGAAGACGCCAATTCGCTGGCCCCCATCGAGGCCGCGGTCTACGACAGCCTGCGCAACGTCACCAAGGACATCCTGGACAGCCTCACCCCGCGTGAAGCCAAGGTGTTGCGCATGCGCTTCGGTATCGAGATGAACACCGACCACACGCTGGAGGAAGTCGGCAAACAGTTCGACGTTACCCGCGAGCGCATCCGCCAGATCGAAGCCAAGGCCCTGCGTAAACTGCGTCATCCTTCGCGTTCGGAAAAGCTCAAGAGCTTCCTCGACGGCGAAAGTTAA
- the dnaG gene encoding DNA primase, translating to MIPKSFIQDLLNRLDIVDVIERYLPLKKAGANYVACCPFHTEKSPSFTVSQSKQFYHCFGCGAHGTAIGFVMEHTGMGFVEAVEDLAKSIGVSVPQEASNVPQHKVAPDLYDLMQSATRYYREQLKQTPRAIDYLKRRGLSGEVAARFGIGYAPDDWQNLKAVVPNYQDASLVETGLVIEGEGGKRYDRFRDRIMFPIVNVRGQVIGFGGRVLDKGEPKYLNSPETTLFEKGHELYGLFQAQKAIRAHQRVIVVEGYMDAVALAQHGVEYAVATLGTATTPYHVQKLLRLCDQVVFCFDGDRAGQKAAWRALENALPQLQDGKRLGFLFLPEEHDPDTYIREFGHEAFELELENSLPLSGYLLRELTAQVDLRTQEGKSTLLKNAQPLLTAITAPTTALLLRKEVAALAGVTQAELEALWSIKPVAAPQRAAPPKARRTTPSGLRSLLRCLVMKPELARQLPGDWLHGHAEGNEAAAIAALADWLHEGADEVSTAALTQQFQGTMHGPVFATAQGDIMHLGDDFDIGAEFSGLLRKMQLDAVNAEIAMLEANGLKSPVEQERYKQLSEQRKQLKVPAS from the coding sequence GTGATTCCAAAAAGTTTCATTCAGGATCTGCTCAACCGCCTCGACATCGTGGACGTGATCGAGCGCTACCTGCCGCTCAAGAAGGCCGGTGCCAACTACGTCGCCTGCTGTCCTTTCCATACTGAAAAATCTCCCTCGTTCACGGTCAGCCAGAGCAAACAGTTCTATCACTGCTTCGGTTGCGGCGCACACGGCACCGCCATCGGCTTCGTCATGGAGCATACCGGCATGGGCTTCGTCGAGGCGGTGGAAGATCTGGCCAAGAGCATCGGCGTCAGCGTGCCGCAGGAAGCCTCCAATGTGCCGCAACACAAGGTCGCTCCTGATCTGTACGACCTGATGCAATCCGCCACGCGTTACTACCGCGAGCAACTGAAGCAGACCCCGCGTGCCATCGACTACCTCAAACGCCGCGGGCTTTCCGGCGAAGTCGCCGCGCGCTTCGGCATCGGCTATGCTCCCGACGACTGGCAGAACCTGAAAGCCGTCGTGCCCAACTATCAGGATGCCAGCCTGGTCGAGACCGGACTGGTGATCGAAGGTGAAGGCGGCAAGCGCTACGACCGTTTCCGCGACCGCATCATGTTCCCCATCGTCAACGTGCGCGGCCAGGTCATTGGCTTCGGCGGGCGCGTGCTGGACAAGGGCGAGCCCAAATACCTCAATTCGCCCGAGACCACGCTGTTCGAGAAAGGCCACGAGCTCTACGGCCTGTTCCAGGCGCAGAAAGCCATCCGTGCCCATCAGCGCGTGATCGTGGTCGAGGGCTACATGGATGCGGTGGCGCTGGCACAGCATGGCGTCGAATATGCCGTGGCCACCTTGGGCACGGCCACCACGCCGTACCACGTGCAAAAGCTGCTGCGCCTGTGCGACCAGGTGGTGTTCTGCTTCGACGGCGATCGCGCCGGCCAGAAGGCCGCCTGGCGCGCGCTGGAGAACGCACTGCCGCAACTGCAGGACGGCAAGCGTCTCGGCTTCCTGTTCCTGCCGGAAGAGCACGATCCCGACACCTACATCCGCGAATTCGGCCACGAAGCCTTCGAGCTCGAACTGGAAAATTCGCTGCCGCTCTCCGGCTACCTGCTGCGCGAGTTGACTGCGCAAGTTGACCTGCGCACCCAGGAAGGCAAGAGCACCCTGCTCAAGAACGCCCAGCCGCTGCTCACCGCCATCACCGCGCCGACCACCGCATTGTTGTTGCGCAAGGAGGTGGCCGCACTGGCCGGCGTCACCCAGGCGGAACTGGAAGCCTTGTGGTCCATCAAACCTGTTGCCGCACCGCAGCGCGCCGCACCGCCCAAGGCCAGGCGAACCACGCCGTCCGGTTTGCGCAGCTTGTTGCGCTGCCTGGTGATGAAGCCGGAACTGGCGCGCCAACTGCCCGGTGACTGGCTGCATGGACATGCCGAGGGCAACGAAGCGGCGGCGATCGCGGCTTTGGCCGACTGGCTGCACGAAGGCGCGGACGAAGTCAGCACCGCCGCGCTGACCCAGCAATTTCAGGGCACGATGCACGGGCCAGTGTTCGCCACCGCACAGGGCGACATCATGCATCTGGGCGACGATTTCGATATCGGGGCCGAATTCTCGGGATTGCTGCGCAAAATGCAGCTAGATGCAGTGAATGCCGAGATCGCCATGCTGGAGGCCAATGGGCTGAAGAGCCCGGTAGAGCAGGAGCGCTACAAGCAGCTTAGCGAGCAGCGCAAGCAGCTGAAGGTGCCGGCCAGCTGA
- a CDS encoding dodecin family protein — translation MAKDSVYRITEIVGTSKKSWEDAASNAVKAASQTLRDLRVAEVIKLDMVVEGGKVAAYRAKVALSFKYDPKK, via the coding sequence ATGGCTAAAGACAGCGTTTACCGTATTACAGAGATAGTCGGAACCAGCAAGAAATCCTGGGAGGATGCCGCCTCGAACGCAGTCAAAGCCGCCTCCCAGACCTTGCGGGACTTGAGGGTCGCCGAGGTCATCAAGCTGGACATGGTGGTTGAAGGCGGCAAGGTGGCCGCTTACCGGGCGAAAGTGGCGCTGTCGTTCAAGTACGACCCGAAGAAATAG
- a CDS encoding Fic family protein, which yields MKNFQSGHLIQQTQYKSFQPSLIDRVWVMDDMNLLQLLGQADRELGRLDMYSEYIPNIDLFIRMHVLKEATQSSKIEGTQTNMEEALLEKEDVALDKRDDWEEVQNYVAAMNEAVTKLQTLPFSARLIRETHKTLMQGVRGKHKQPGEFRHSQNWIGGASINDAIFVPPAHSSIGELIGDIEKFVHNDQQYFPELLKAALVHYQFETIHPFLDGNGRVGRLLITLYLVSRGILKQPVLYLSDFFERNRQHYYDNLMRVREKNDLLQWFKFFLVGVIETARSSTMTFDNILKLQKQVEVQLQTLGSRAANAQKVMYYLYQRPMIDAAKVGEVAGVSPASAYKLIADLERFGILKEITGGKRGKMYTFEAYLKLFR from the coding sequence ATGAAGAATTTCCAGTCTGGCCACCTCATTCAGCAGACACAATACAAAAGCTTTCAGCCCAGTCTCATCGACCGTGTATGGGTAATGGACGATATGAACTTACTCCAGTTGCTTGGACAGGCAGATCGCGAGTTGGGCCGGCTGGATATGTATTCCGAGTACATCCCGAATATTGACCTCTTTATCCGCATGCACGTGCTGAAAGAGGCGACCCAGTCGAGCAAGATCGAGGGAACGCAGACGAATATGGAGGAGGCGCTACTGGAAAAAGAGGATGTGGCGTTGGATAAGCGAGACGATTGGGAAGAGGTGCAGAACTATGTGGCGGCGATGAACGAGGCAGTCACGAAATTGCAAACGTTGCCCTTTTCAGCTCGCTTGATTCGCGAGACGCACAAGACGCTCATGCAGGGCGTGCGCGGTAAACACAAACAGCCTGGGGAGTTCAGACATAGCCAGAACTGGATTGGCGGGGCGAGCATCAATGATGCGATATTTGTGCCACCGGCACATTCTTCTATTGGCGAACTGATCGGTGACATCGAAAAGTTCGTACATAACGACCAGCAGTATTTTCCTGAATTATTGAAAGCTGCGCTAGTGCATTATCAGTTTGAGACTATCCACCCATTTTTGGACGGCAATGGACGTGTGGGACGATTATTGATCACCTTGTATCTGGTAAGCCGCGGAATATTGAAACAGCCGGTGCTTTATCTGTCGGATTTTTTTGAGCGCAATCGTCAGCATTATTACGACAACCTGATGCGTGTGCGCGAGAAGAACGACTTACTGCAATGGTTCAAATTCTTTTTGGTAGGGGTTATTGAAACGGCGCGAAGCAGCACTATGACATTCGATAACATCCTCAAGCTGCAGAAACAAGTGGAGGTTCAGTTGCAGACGCTAGGCAGCCGGGCGGCAAATGCGCAGAAAGTGATGTATTACCTGTATCAACGCCCGATGATTGATGCTGCCAAGGTGGGTGAAGTGGCGGGAGTATCGCCAGCATCGGCATACAAACTGATCGCCGACCTGGAACGCTTCGGGATATTGAAAGAAATCACCGGAGGCAAGAGAGGTAAAATGTATACGTTTGAAGCCTACTTGAAACTGTTCCGATAA
- a CDS encoding GatB/YqeY domain-containing protein, which yields MSLKQQINEDMKTAMRAKETARLGAIRLLLAAMKQREVDERIELTDADVVSIIEKMLKQRRDSISQYKAANRQDLVDVEEFEVSVLQTYMPQQLSEAEIVAAIAEAIAATGAVGPQDMGKVMGVVKPKLAGRADMGKVSGLIKAQLTK from the coding sequence ATGAGCCTGAAACAGCAGATCAACGAAGACATGAAGACCGCGATGCGCGCCAAGGAAACTGCGCGTCTCGGGGCGATTCGTCTTTTGCTTGCGGCGATGAAGCAGCGCGAGGTGGACGAGCGCATCGAACTGACCGACGCCGATGTCGTTTCCATTATTGAGAAAATGCTGAAGCAGCGCCGCGATTCCATCAGTCAGTACAAGGCGGCGAACCGCCAGGACCTGGTGGATGTCGAGGAATTCGAGGTTTCCGTCCTGCAGACCTACATGCCGCAACAGCTGAGCGAAGCCGAGATCGTCGCCGCCATCGCCGAGGCTATTGCCGCGACGGGTGCGGTCGGCCCGCAAGACATGGGCAAGGTCATGGGCGTGGTCAAGCCCAAGCTGGCCGGACGCGCCGACATGGGCAAGGTCTCCGGCCTGATCAAGGCCCAGCTCACCAAGTAA